In Amycolatopsis coloradensis, one genomic interval encodes:
- a CDS encoding type I polyketide synthase — translation MRYTLPSLFAESVDAGRDEPAVFADGRYRSWAEWHAEANALARGLQESGVEQGDVIAVHLPNCWEFLTLHVAIATAGAVMLPLHLGLGVAELRSLLERTGAGTIVLPADNRGRSGIELGRQLLENSPALRQVLISGEPDGELGDLRRLDDLKRQWRGAAPLPVRVSPDDTFVLLPSSGTTSLRQKICVHTHDSLLSNAATTAADGQALGTDEIISASPLTHLFGLLSVHLSLVTRGRQALLPSWDADDFLQLTRHADPTVLFAVPTQIRDVVSRLDTVGHANECKLREVRISGAAVPATLVEQTRRLMKARVIVHWGMSELGGGLFTRPADPPETASGSVGRPISDGDVRIIGDNGGHCGIGQTGQLQFRGRSLFKEYLADPELTRAAFTADGWLRTGDRASLNDDGTIAFRGRDADLINVGGVKFSATEVEAQLADLPGLRQVGVVGRQDDRLGEYPCLVATVRDDASVTLGEVVEHLVAKGTAEYKIPAELIVVEEMPCTPTGKIAKSRLAAMLGSGDSPAASTWARRLLALSPAEQLTAALDLVRTRVAAVLGRADQIGPDQIFTDYGVRSLTAVRLRSELVDATRLNLPTTVAFDLPTPRRLAEYLISLVAAGRPGPDRAIAPRPARPSDEDPIVVVGMGCRLPGGITSPAGLWDLLTTGGDAVGDLPADRGWDLGAVAGYARGGGFLTDATWFDAEFFGISPREAAAMDPQQRLLLETSWEALEHARIDPRSLRDGDTGVFVGMMASDYLRRPNETTQDFDGAAMTGNQSSVASGRISYVLGLQGPSLTVDTACSSSLVAIQLAARSLRDGECSLALVGGATVMSTPATFVEFAAQQALSADGRCKSFASSADGTAWSEAVGMLVLERLSDARRAGHRVLAVIKACAVNQDGTSNGLTAPNGLAQQQVIRRALADAGLSPSDVDMVEAHGTGTKLGDPIEATAVLATYGQDRTHPLLLGSVKSNLGHTQAAAGVVGVIKTILAIRHGSVPMTLHVDQPSPHVDWTTGAVRLVTEPVPWPATGRPRRAGVSAFGISGTNAHVILEQAPVESDASVERTPLPAVPLILSAATSAALKDQAARLLAGLDAGADPMDTGYSLATTRARLEHRAVVVDADRAELAALALGEPGAAVTGRSDLPGQTVFIFPGQGAQWVGMGLELLGSAPVFADAMRECEKTLNEFVDWSLTEVIQDESALGRVEVVQPVLFAIMVSLARLWQSHGVMPDAVVGHSQGEIAAAHIAGVLSLRDAVQIVVHRAALCSSLIGTGLLLSVESTRDLERRISGRPGVTVAAYNGPSSAVLVADATTITELAEEYRAEGVRARVVPASFPSHSAHVECVRDRLLEDLSGIDPQPADIPWYSTVTGRSMRGQEAGVDYWYENLRRPVRFASTVETLASAGFAHFIEISPHPVLLPAIQETVGEAGSAVGTLRRDQGGARRFLTSMAQGYVRGLAVDWASLFDGSGAQHTDLPTYSFQRRRFWRGRTTRAGAAGLGQEGITHPLVSALVEDPEQDGSVFTGRICLAELDWLGDHRVDDTVVIPGAALLELALQVGDRFGRGRVNELIVLAPLAVPDHGGVQLQVRVGDEQDGRLAFTIHSRAEGHESWTKHATGELGPDTASPGSTLAAWPPPGAHAVDPDTIYDALAGTGVVHGPMFRGLRAVWQRDSELFAQVELPERLLGESSAFRLHPALLDGALHPAALLGDHSGGPLLPFSWRGVSLFATGATALRVRLRPGDDATGDFAIDIADDRGVPVAQVESLVLRRLADGLSRADAARESLFRIDWTALRHDQCSPSDLAVLDLRAERDLRTILADVVTAMRNGAVTETRSVVLTSHAVSTGKDEDTDPVQAAVWGLVRSAQQENPGLFVLVDTDDPVTFPPILPLGEPEVALRSGSIMVPRLARQPAHSRPVTLDPDGTVVITGGTGTLGRLLATHLVERYEVRRLLLLSRRGPDAPGADVLRDELSRRGATVDIVACDVGDRASLAEVLAAISPEHPLTGVVHAAGVLDDGVLGSMTVDRLDHVLRAKADAAWHLHELTLDRPPELFVFFSSIAGLLGGPGQGNYAAANAYLDGLAAHRRARGLPAVSVAWGLWEPDTGMTGTMTATDRARISRAGINALSDEDGLRLFDAAVTAGPALLAAMRVDLPAIRRGSARPVWHGIVRPPTRLSAATRAVAATATAADLVSGELAGLDEVERTRLVQNLVLSHAAAVLGYSDPAEVDPNRDFLHSGFDSLTAMELRNKLNQVTGLKLPAMAVFESRTPIGLAATVCRAMAERSGVGKTAPPAPEPRYADSVCSLIRSAAEAGRVGEAFGLMRAVADLRPSFDSVVEVGPLPEPTTLADGPPGLRLITLSSPMADGGVHQHARLAAHFQGVMPVSAISLPGFGPGEKLPATGEAAVRVVSESVLRASAGDPFVLLGHSSGGALAYATAHYLRTRRQIQPAAVILIDTFRLDDPSVPLDQVLRRMFSVEPTFGAITAERLSAMGRWLAVMSELRLDPVAAPVLFVQATEPFSGDTCDVSRSLAEPGEPTHAVRTVRSDHFTIVGTESGRTSQVIREWLDATL, via the coding sequence ATGCGCTACACACTTCCCTCGTTGTTCGCCGAATCCGTTGATGCCGGGCGGGACGAGCCTGCTGTGTTCGCAGACGGACGCTACCGTTCCTGGGCAGAATGGCATGCAGAGGCGAACGCGCTGGCTCGAGGGTTGCAGGAGTCGGGAGTCGAGCAGGGCGACGTGATCGCCGTCCACCTGCCCAACTGCTGGGAATTCCTCACTCTTCACGTCGCTATCGCCACCGCCGGCGCGGTGATGCTTCCGCTCCACCTCGGCCTCGGGGTGGCCGAACTGCGTTCGCTGCTCGAACGCACGGGCGCCGGCACGATCGTGCTCCCTGCCGACAACCGGGGGCGATCCGGCATCGAGCTCGGCCGTCAGCTGCTCGAGAACTCGCCGGCGCTCAGGCAGGTGCTGATCTCAGGAGAGCCGGACGGCGAACTCGGCGACTTGCGCCGGCTCGACGACCTGAAACGACAATGGCGGGGTGCGGCACCGCTGCCGGTACGCGTTTCGCCGGACGACACGTTCGTCTTGTTGCCCTCTTCGGGGACGACCTCGCTACGCCAGAAGATCTGCGTGCACACCCACGACAGCCTTCTGTCCAATGCCGCCACGACCGCCGCTGACGGCCAGGCACTGGGTACCGACGAAATCATCAGCGCCAGCCCGCTCACCCACCTGTTCGGCCTGCTCTCCGTCCACCTGAGTCTGGTCACCAGAGGCAGGCAAGCGCTGCTGCCCAGCTGGGACGCCGATGACTTTTTGCAGTTGACGCGGCACGCCGATCCGACGGTGCTCTTCGCGGTGCCCACCCAGATCCGGGATGTCGTGTCGCGGCTGGACACTGTCGGACACGCGAACGAATGCAAGCTGCGAGAGGTGCGGATCAGTGGCGCGGCGGTGCCCGCCACCCTCGTCGAGCAGACGCGCCGCCTGATGAAGGCGCGGGTGATCGTTCACTGGGGCATGTCCGAACTGGGTGGCGGCCTGTTCACCCGGCCTGCCGATCCGCCGGAGACCGCGAGCGGGAGCGTCGGCCGTCCCATCTCCGACGGTGACGTACGGATCATCGGGGACAATGGCGGCCATTGTGGCATTGGACAGACCGGTCAGTTGCAGTTTCGCGGTCGATCTCTGTTCAAGGAGTATTTGGCGGACCCGGAACTGACACGCGCCGCGTTCACCGCCGACGGCTGGCTGCGGACCGGCGACCGGGCCAGCCTGAACGATGACGGCACGATCGCTTTCCGTGGTCGCGACGCGGATCTGATCAACGTCGGCGGCGTGAAGTTCAGTGCGACGGAAGTCGAGGCGCAGCTCGCGGATCTCCCGGGCTTGCGGCAGGTCGGAGTCGTCGGCCGCCAAGACGATCGGCTCGGCGAGTACCCCTGCTTGGTCGCGACGGTCCGCGACGACGCGTCGGTCACCCTCGGAGAGGTCGTCGAGCATCTGGTCGCGAAGGGAACGGCGGAGTACAAGATTCCCGCCGAGCTGATCGTGGTCGAGGAGATGCCCTGCACACCGACCGGAAAAATCGCGAAGAGCCGGCTTGCCGCGATGCTCGGCAGCGGCGATTCGCCCGCGGCGTCGACGTGGGCCCGGCGACTTCTGGCGCTGAGCCCCGCGGAGCAGCTCACCGCGGCGTTGGACCTAGTGCGGACGCGGGTCGCCGCAGTGCTCGGACGCGCCGATCAGATCGGGCCGGACCAGATCTTCACCGACTATGGCGTACGTTCACTGACCGCGGTCAGGCTGCGTTCGGAACTGGTCGACGCGACCAGGCTCAACCTGCCGACGACCGTTGCCTTCGACCTGCCGACGCCCCGCCGGCTGGCTGAGTATCTGATCAGCCTGGTCGCCGCCGGCCGACCCGGTCCGGACCGGGCCATCGCGCCGCGACCGGCACGACCGAGCGACGAGGACCCGATCGTCGTCGTGGGTATGGGTTGCAGGCTGCCAGGCGGTATCACCTCACCGGCCGGGCTGTGGGACCTGCTCACGACAGGCGGGGACGCTGTCGGCGACTTGCCCGCCGACCGTGGCTGGGACCTCGGCGCGGTCGCGGGGTACGCCCGCGGCGGTGGCTTCCTGACCGACGCAACCTGGTTCGACGCCGAGTTCTTCGGTATATCGCCACGCGAGGCCGCGGCGATGGACCCGCAACAGCGGCTCTTGCTGGAAACATCCTGGGAAGCGCTCGAACATGCCCGGATCGATCCGCGTTCCCTGCGCGACGGTGACACCGGGGTCTTCGTCGGCATGATGGCCTCGGACTATCTGCGACGCCCGAACGAGACGACGCAGGACTTCGACGGCGCTGCGATGACCGGCAACCAGAGCAGTGTCGCGTCCGGCAGGATCTCCTACGTGCTGGGGCTTCAGGGCCCGTCGCTCACCGTCGACACCGCGTGTTCGTCTTCGCTGGTTGCCATCCAGCTCGCGGCGCGCTCACTGCGCGACGGTGAGTGTTCGCTGGCGCTGGTCGGTGGCGCCACGGTCATGTCGACTCCGGCCACCTTTGTGGAGTTCGCCGCGCAACAGGCCCTTTCCGCCGATGGACGGTGCAAATCCTTCGCCTCATCGGCGGACGGTACTGCGTGGTCCGAAGCCGTCGGCATGCTCGTCCTCGAACGTCTTTCGGACGCACGTCGCGCCGGTCACCGAGTACTCGCCGTCATCAAGGCCTGCGCCGTCAATCAGGACGGCACCTCGAACGGCTTGACCGCACCCAACGGTCTGGCGCAGCAACAGGTGATCCGCAGGGCGCTGGCCGACGCCGGGCTCTCACCGTCCGATGTGGACATGGTGGAGGCGCACGGCACGGGCACGAAGCTCGGCGACCCGATCGAAGCAACGGCGGTGCTGGCGACCTACGGACAGGACCGGACCCACCCACTGCTGTTGGGTTCGGTGAAGTCGAACCTCGGTCACACCCAGGCCGCCGCCGGTGTCGTCGGCGTCATCAAGACGATCCTGGCGATCCGCCATGGATCGGTACCGATGACCCTGCATGTCGACCAACCGTCGCCACACGTGGACTGGACCACTGGAGCCGTGCGCCTGGTCACCGAACCGGTGCCATGGCCCGCGACCGGACGGCCGCGGCGCGCCGGCGTCTCGGCGTTCGGGATCAGCGGCACCAACGCGCACGTCATCCTGGAGCAGGCACCGGTCGAGAGTGATGCGTCCGTCGAGCGGACACCGCTGCCGGCAGTGCCGTTGATCCTCTCGGCGGCGACGTCGGCGGCTCTGAAAGATCAGGCGGCGCGGCTGCTCGCCGGCCTGGACGCGGGCGCCGACCCCATGGACACGGGGTATTCCTTGGCTACGACACGGGCAAGGCTGGAGCATCGTGCCGTGGTCGTCGACGCCGATCGCGCCGAGCTGGCCGCACTGGCTCTCGGCGAGCCCGGCGCGGCGGTGACCGGCCGCTCGGACTTGCCTGGCCAGACCGTGTTCATCTTTCCCGGCCAAGGTGCGCAATGGGTCGGTATGGGGCTCGAACTGCTCGGCTCCGCCCCAGTGTTCGCGGATGCCATGCGCGAGTGCGAGAAAACGCTGAACGAGTTTGTCGATTGGTCATTGACCGAGGTCATCCAGGACGAGTCCGCGCTGGGGCGCGTCGAGGTCGTCCAGCCGGTCCTGTTCGCGATCATGGTCTCGCTGGCCAGGCTGTGGCAGTCCCATGGTGTCATGCCCGACGCAGTCGTGGGCCATTCCCAGGGTGAGATCGCCGCCGCGCACATCGCCGGCGTGCTCTCGTTGCGCGACGCTGTCCAGATAGTCGTGCACCGTGCCGCGCTGTGTTCCTCGCTGATCGGTACCGGTCTGTTGCTGTCGGTCGAGTCGACCAGGGACCTCGAGCGACGAATCTCGGGACGGCCCGGTGTGACCGTCGCCGCCTACAACGGGCCGTCTTCGGCGGTCCTTGTCGCGGATGCCACCACCATCACCGAGCTGGCCGAGGAATACCGGGCCGAAGGTGTCCGGGCCCGCGTTGTCCCGGCCAGTTTTCCGTCACACTCGGCACACGTCGAGTGCGTCCGAGACCGGCTGCTGGAAGACCTGTCCGGTATCGACCCGCAGCCCGCGGACATTCCTTGGTACTCCACGGTTACCGGCAGGTCGATGCGCGGGCAGGAGGCCGGCGTCGACTACTGGTACGAGAATCTGCGTCGACCGGTGCGGTTCGCCTCGACCGTGGAAACCCTGGCGTCCGCGGGATTCGCTCACTTCATCGAGATAAGCCCGCATCCCGTGCTCCTACCGGCGATACAGGAGACGGTGGGAGAGGCCGGATCAGCAGTCGGAACGTTGCGACGCGACCAGGGCGGTGCCCGCCGGTTTCTGACTTCGATGGCCCAAGGCTACGTGCGCGGTTTGGCCGTCGACTGGGCAAGTCTGTTCGACGGCAGCGGAGCACAGCACACAGACCTGCCCACCTACTCCTTCCAAAGACGTCGTTTCTGGCGTGGCCGCACGACGCGGGCGGGTGCGGCCGGGCTCGGTCAGGAGGGCATCACCCACCCGCTGGTCTCGGCCCTCGTCGAAGACCCCGAGCAGGACGGTTCGGTGTTCACCGGCCGGATCTGCCTGGCCGAGCTCGACTGGCTGGGTGATCACCGCGTGGACGACACGGTGGTGATCCCGGGAGCGGCCCTGCTGGAACTGGCGCTCCAAGTCGGTGACCGGTTCGGCCGCGGGCGAGTGAACGAGCTGATCGTGCTGGCCCCACTGGCGGTGCCTGACCACGGTGGTGTCCAGCTTCAGGTTCGCGTTGGCGACGAACAAGACGGCCGCCTCGCGTTCACCATTCATTCCAGGGCCGAAGGTCACGAGTCGTGGACGAAGCACGCGACCGGAGAGCTCGGACCGGATACGGCCTCACCCGGATCAACCCTCGCCGCTTGGCCACCACCGGGAGCCCACGCGGTGGATCCGGACACCATCTATGACGCGCTTGCCGGCACCGGCGTGGTGCACGGGCCGATGTTCCGCGGCCTGCGCGCGGTCTGGCAGCGCGATTCCGAACTGTTCGCCCAGGTCGAGCTGCCGGAGAGGCTGCTTGGCGAATCGTCCGCCTTCCGGCTGCATCCGGCGCTGCTGGACGGGGCGCTGCATCCGGCAGCGTTGCTCGGCGACCATTCCGGTGGCCCGCTGTTGCCGTTCTCATGGCGAGGAGTAAGCCTGTTCGCCACCGGGGCGACGGCGCTTCGGGTCCGGCTACGACCCGGTGACGACGCGACCGGTGATTTCGCCATCGACATCGCCGACGACCGGGGTGTTCCGGTCGCGCAGGTGGAATCTCTGGTCCTTCGCCGGCTGGCGGATGGTCTTTCCCGGGCGGACGCGGCGCGGGAGTCGCTGTTCCGGATCGACTGGACCGCCTTGCGGCATGATCAGTGTTCGCCGTCCGACCTTGCCGTGCTGGATCTGAGGGCGGAACGGGACCTGCGGACCATCCTTGCCGACGTGGTCACGGCCATGCGGAACGGTGCGGTCACCGAGACCCGATCGGTGGTTCTGACCAGCCACGCGGTGTCCACCGGGAAGGACGAGGACACCGATCCGGTCCAGGCCGCGGTATGGGGTCTGGTCCGTTCGGCACAGCAGGAGAATCCGGGCTTGTTCGTCCTGGTCGACACAGATGACCCGGTGACGTTCCCGCCGATCCTCCCCTTGGGGGAACCCGAAGTCGCCCTCCGCTCCGGCTCGATCATGGTACCCAGGCTCGCCAGGCAACCGGCGCACAGCAGGCCGGTGACGCTGGACCCCGACGGCACCGTGGTGATCACCGGTGGAACCGGCACGCTGGGCCGGCTACTGGCCACGCACCTGGTCGAGCGGTACGAGGTGCGTCGTCTCCTGCTGCTTTCCCGCCGGGGACCGGACGCCCCCGGTGCGGACGTGCTTCGCGACGAGCTGAGCCGTCGCGGTGCGACAGTGGACATCGTCGCCTGTGATGTGGGCGACCGCGCTTCCCTCGCCGAGGTACTGGCCGCGATCTCCCCCGAGCACCCACTGACCGGAGTGGTGCACGCAGCGGGGGTGCTCGACGACGGTGTGCTCGGCTCGATGACCGTCGACCGTCTCGACCACGTGCTTCGAGCCAAGGCCGATGCGGCGTGGCATCTGCACGAACTCACCCTCGACCGCCCACCGGAGCTGTTCGTGTTCTTCTCCTCGATCGCCGGTCTGCTCGGCGGTCCCGGCCAGGGCAACTACGCAGCGGCCAACGCCTACCTGGACGGGCTGGCCGCTCACCGCAGGGCTCGTGGCCTGCCGGCGGTGTCGGTGGCATGGGGCCTGTGGGAACCCGATACCGGCATGACCGGCACGATGACCGCGACGGACCGCGCTCGGATTTCGCGCGCCGGCATCAACGCACTGTCCGATGAGGACGGACTCCGCCTCTTCGACGCCGCGGTCACCGCTGGTCCCGCGCTGCTCGCGGCGATGCGCGTGGACCTGCCCGCGATCCGGCGCGGTTCGGCGCGACCGGTATGGCACGGTATCGTCCGGCCGCCCACCCGGCTGAGCGCCGCGACCAGAGCGGTCGCGGCCACTGCGACCGCCGCGGACTTGGTGAGCGGGGAGCTCGCGGGGCTGGACGAAGTCGAGCGGACGCGGCTCGTCCAGAACCTGGTGCTATCTCATGCCGCCGCGGTTCTGGGCTACAGCGATCCGGCCGAGGTGGATCCGAACCGGGACTTCCTGCACAGCGGATTCGACTCGCTCACTGCGATGGAGCTACGTAACAAACTCAACCAGGTCACCGGTTTGAAGCTGCCCGCGATGGCCGTATTCGAGAGCAGGACCCCGATCGGGCTGGCCGCGACGGTGTGCCGTGCGATGGCCGAGCGGTCGGGCGTTGGGAAAACCGCACCGCCCGCACCAGAACCTCGCTACGCGGACTCGGTCTGTTCCTTGATCCGCAGTGCGGCGGAGGCAGGAAGGGTCGGCGAAGCCTTCGGCCTCATGCGCGCGGTCGCGGATCTCCGCCCATCCTTCGACTCGGTCGTCGAGGTGGGACCGTTGCCTGAGCCGACCACTCTGGCCGATGGACCGCCCGGCCTTCGGCTGATCACCCTGAGCTCACCGATGGCCGATGGAGGCGTCCACCAGCACGCGCGGCTCGCCGCGCACTTCCAGGGCGTCATGCCCGTATCGGCGATCTCCCTGCCCGGGTTCGGGCCGGGCGAGAAGTTGCCCGCCACCGGCGAGGCCGCAGTACGGGTGGTCTCCGAAAGCGTGCTGCGGGCGAGCGCGGGTGACCCGTTCGTACTGCTGGGGCATTCCTCCGGCGGAGCACTGGCCTACGCCACCGCCCACTACCTGCGGACCAGACGGCAGATCCAACCCGCCGCGGTGATTCTCATCGACACGTTCCGGCTCGACGACCCTTCGGTTCCCCTTGACCAGGTCCTGCGTCGGATGTTTTCGGTCGAGCCGACATTCGGTGCGATCACCGCCGAGCGGCTCTCCGCTATGGGTCGCTGGCTCGCGGTGATGTCCGAACTGCGGCTCGACCCGGTCGCCGCGCCGGTGCTGTTCGTCCAGGCCACCGAACCGTTCTCCGGCGACACCTGCGACGTGTCCCGCTCGCTGGCTGAGCCCGGTGAGCCGACGCACGCAGTGCGGACCGTGCGATCCGACCATTTCACCATAGTCGGGACCGAATCAGGTCGGACCAGCCAGGTGATCCGGGAATGGCTCGACGCGACATTGTGA